The Verrucomicrobiota bacterium nucleotide sequence TCCGGTTATCCGCTTAGGGCGCCCGGAGGCGATAGAAACGTCCGGGATGGTTTGTCCACTGAGGATCGCTGAAATAGGACGATCCGCTGGTGAGGGTGTCGGTGTAGACCGGCACCCAGGCGGGATTGACCAAGTTGGTGCTGGCCTCCATAATGAGAGTCCGGCCGTCCGCCCAAAGGACATTGAAGCCGAACTGATTCGTCCGCACCCCGAAATTGCCATCCATGGTCACGACTTGCGGTTTCCACAGTGCAGTCGGGTGCCCGCTGAAGGTTGCGCCCCAGTCCGCGGTATCCGCCAAGTAATAAACGGTCACATTGGTCACGCCGTCGAACACCGACAATCCACAGCTCGGGGCGTTCCCCTGGAAACACAGTTCCTTCAGGCTGGTGCAGTTGTTAAACACCCCGTCCGAAATATTCGTGAGGCGGCTGGAGATCGTGCATCGGGTCAGGTTAACGCAAGAATCGAAGGCCCAGGACCCGAGGTTGGTGACGCTGTTGGGTATCCTGATGTCGGTTAGGCGCGGGCAAAATGCGAAGGTATAACTTCCAAGGTTGCGGACGCTGTTGCCGATGGTGACGCTGGTTAGATTGGTACAGGAACTGAACGCCTCGTCCTCGAGGTTGGTGATGTAGTTGGGAATCGTAACGCGGGTCAGCCCGGTGCAGAAAGCGAACGCACTATCTCCAATACTAGTGGCGCTGTCAGCGATCGTGATGTCAGTTAGTGCAGTGCAGTATCTGAACGCAGAAAACCCGATGCGCGTCACGCTATCGGGGATGGTGTAACTGCCCGCTTTGCCACCCGGGCATTGGATAAGCGTGGTGCGGTTCTGGTTGAACAAGACCCCAGCCGCACTGCCATAAACGGAATTAAGCGCATCCACCGTGATGGTCATCAGTCGGGGGCAGGCACCAAAGGCATCCTCACCGATGTTGGTGACGCCGTTGCCGATTGCAACGCTGGTCAGACCAACGCATTCATAGAACGCCGCCTCCCCGATGCTCGTAACGCTGGCGGGGATCGGGTAGCTGCCCGCTTTACCGCCCGGATATTGTATAAGCGTGGTCTGGTTCAAGTTGAACAATATCCCTTCCACACTGCTATAGATGGTATTGGACGCATCCACCGTGATGGCCGTCAAACTGGGACAGTCACCGAACGCCTCGGCCCCGATGTTAGTCACGCTGTTAGGAATCGTGACGCTGGTCAGGCTGGAGCAGTCACCAAACCCATCTTCCCCAATGCTGGTCACGCTGGCGGGGATGGTGTAATTGCCGGCTTTACCCCCCGGACATTGGATGAGGGTGGTCAGGTTCTGGTTGAATAAGACCCCAGCCACACTCGCATAGACGGAATTACGGACATCCACCGTGATGGCTGTCAAATTGGGGCAGTCACCGAACGCCTCAACTCCAATGTTCGTGACGCTCTCAGGAATCGTGACGCTGGTCAGGCCCGTGCTGGAACCGAAGGCCGC carries:
- a CDS encoding leucine-rich repeat domain-containing protein, which translates into the protein MKYAVKLLTLRLLLMIPTVLSAQYTCLTNNGTITITQYNGLEGMVIIPSFIHGIIVTDIGHAAFGSSTGLTSVTIPESVTNIGVEAFGDCPNLTAITVDVRNSVYASVAGVLFNQNLTTLIQCPGGKAGNYTIPASVTSIGEDGFGDCSSLTSVTIPNSVTNIGAEAFGDCPSLTAITVDASNTIYSSVEGILFNLNQTTLIQYPGGKAGSYPIPASVTSIGEAAFYECVGLTSVAIGNGVTNIGEDAFGACPRLMTITVDALNSVYGSAAGVLFNQNRTTLIQCPGGKAGSYTIPDSVTRIGFSAFRYCTALTDITIADSATSIGDSAFAFCTGLTRVTIPNYITNLEDEAFSSCTNLTSVTIGNSVRNLGSYTFAFCPRLTDIRIPNSVTNLGSWAFDSCVNLTRCTISSRLTNISDGVFNNCTSLKELCFQGNAPSCGLSVFDGVTNVTVYYLADTADWGATFSGHPTALWKPQVVTMDGNFGVRTNQFGFNVLWADGRTLIMEASTNLVNPAWVPVYTDTLTSGSSYFSDPQWTNHPGRFYRLRAP